AGTACCGCTTCCAACAGGGCTTCCTTGGTGGGGAAATGCCGGAACACGGTGGCGATGCCGACCTTCGCCTCCCGGGCGATCTCCTCCGTGGACGCGCCGGTGCCCCGCTCGGCGAAGACCGCTTCAGCGACCTCCAGCAGCCGCGCACGGTTCCGCCGCGCGTCGGCGCGCAGGGGCTTCACGCCCGTGTCGGGGGGAGTCTGATCTGTCGTCAAGTGAGCCTCGCCATGCCTGGACAAACGGAGTGGGCTATCCGTATCGTCGGAAACGGAGTCGCCTATCCGATTATAGGCGGCGGGATCACGGAGGTAGGCCATGTCCGCACCAGCTACGCCCCGCGAGATCTTCGGGAAGTTGACGGGTCTCATCTCGGCGGGCAAGTGGAGTGAACTCCCCGAGCTCTACGCGGAGGACGCCGAGGTGGAGATCGTCTTCTCGCCGGTTCCCCCGCGCCGCATCCATGGCCGGGCGGAACTCCGTAAGCGCTTCGATGCCCTGGGAGCCTCTGATGCGATTCGCCTGCGTGCCGAGAACATCCGCATCCACGAGACCGACGACCCCGAGGTGGTGATCGCCGAGTTCGACTACGAGGGCCTGTACCCCGCCACCGGCCGCACCTTCCGCACGGCCAACATCCAAGTGCTGCGCGTCAGGAATGGCCTGATCGTCGAGACCCGCGACTATCACGACCACCTCGCCTTCGCCGCGGCGGACGGCCGCGCGAGCCAGTTGCTTGCCGCGCTGGACCGGTAAGGCCGACCGATATGTAGGGCGGAGGCCCGTCGGATCCGTCAGATCGCCGACTACGACATCCCGGTCGCCGCGGCCACCGACCTGGTCGACCCGCGCGTGACATCCTGCGGCGTCTCCTCGCTCTGCGTCCCGTGCCTGCGGGGACGGTCCGCTGCTCCTGGCCGGCCCTTCCGGCTCATGGATGTCGGCGGCCGGTTGCGGTTCCCCGCAGGCGGCGGGTTCCTGGGGAGCGATGTGGCCGCCGTCCGTCGCTCGGGATCAGGCCACCAGGTGTTGCCGGGCAGGAGACGCGAGTCCGACTCCGAGTGCGCAGCCGACGAGGAGCCCGACGCCGTGGTTGTTGGCGAGGAGGCAAAGGGCAAGGCCTGCGGCGGGGATGAGGAGGGCCACCCGTCGCAGGGCGGTGACGCTGCCGCGCGTCGCGTAATGGGTGCCGAGTGCGCCGACGAGGCCGCAGATCGCCACCGAGTCGCCGCCTCCTTGGAGACTCCAGCCGGCCATGCTCACCGCCTGTGCCGTCACACCGCTCGTCGTGAAGATCAGTACCATCCGCCAGGGACCGAACTGTCGCTCGGCGACCGGAGCGACAACGGCCAGCGCAGCGAGGTTGAAGACGAGTTGGAACCATCCTGAGGACTGCACCATCAAGGCGGTCACGGCTCGCCACCACGCGCCATGGGGGTGGCGCTCCAGCGCATCGATCATGGCGGGGGCGACCACCTGGGCCACGCCGAGCGCCACCATGGTGCCCATCAGCCCCGCAGCGGCTCTCGGGACCGGCCGCCGCCACGACTGCAACAGGGCCAGCGGAGGAGCCTTCTCCTCGCAGTCCTTCACGGCGAGCGCCGCCAGGAGTTGGACGCCCGACACGACGACGGCCGCAGCGCACCCGTAGAGCAACACACTATGCATGTCCATGCCCACAGCCTGTCAGGTGGCGCAGCGGACCCTGCGGGCACTCCCGTCCCGACGGCGACGCACTGCCGACCCGGACAGCGTCAAGGCGCGATGAGCAACACGCCACCCGGCCGGAACGCGAAACGGTTCGCCGAGGGAGGCGGCGAACCGTTTCGCGAGTCCGAGGGCTAGCTCAGCGTCTTCACCGCAGTCGCGTCGTACGGCTTCAGCTCGTCGGTCCGCCCCGCCAGGACCTTCGCCGCCCATTCCGGGTCCTGGAGCAGCGCGCGGCCGACGGCGACCATGTCGAACTCGTCGCGCTCCAGGCGGTCGAGGAGGTCGTCGATGCCCTGAACCGGGGCGCCCTCGCCCGCGAAGGCGTGGATGAAGTCGCCGTCGAGGCCGAC
The DNA window shown above is from Streptomyces vietnamensis and carries:
- a CDS encoding rhomboid family intramembrane serine protease, which encodes MDMHSVLLYGCAAAVVVSGVQLLAALAVKDCEEKAPPLALLQSWRRPVPRAAAGLMGTMVALGVAQVVAPAMIDALERHPHGAWWRAVTALMVQSSGWFQLVFNLAALAVVAPVAERQFGPWRMVLIFTTSGVTAQAVSMAGWSLQGGGDSVAICGLVGALGTHYATRGSVTALRRVALLIPAAGLALCLLANNHGVGLLVGCALGVGLASPARQHLVA
- a CDS encoding nuclear transport factor 2 family protein, with the translated sequence MSAPATPREIFGKLTGLISAGKWSELPELYAEDAEVEIVFSPVPPRRIHGRAELRKRFDALGASDAIRLRAENIRIHETDDPEVVIAEFDYEGLYPATGRTFRTANIQVLRVRNGLIVETRDYHDHLAFAAADGRASQLLAALDR